A single window of Periophthalmus magnuspinnatus isolate fPerMag1 chromosome 22, fPerMag1.2.pri, whole genome shotgun sequence DNA harbors:
- the zgc:193593 gene encoding uncharacterized protein zgc:193593, giving the protein MFFTLPRPTPGYIRLLQTYQNVAVTRPVQKSVPAGMAMFMGAVGIGVCGYSSRQLTMNHQPSSRVLKWAGNMPSDLRVPTAGYRSPPLDVPRRSGAYHGISPPSFVAQKVSVK; this is encoded by the exons ATGTTCTTCACACTCCCACGACCCACTCCAGGCTACATCAGACTTCTGCAG ACATACCAAAATGTGGCAGTGACACGTCCAGTTCAGAAGTCTGTCCCAGCGGGCATGGCCATGTTCATGGGGGCCGTGGGGATAGGGGTGTGTGGCTACAGCTCCAGGCAGTTGACCATGAACCACCAGCCCTCGTCCCGTGTGTTGAAATGGGCCGGCAACATGCCCAGCGATCTCAGGGTGCCCACAGCTGGTTATCGAAGCCCACCTCTGGATGTCCCCCGTCGGTCTGGAGCCTACCATGGAATCTCCCCTCCATCTTTTGTGGCTCAGAAAGTCTCAGTGAAATAA
- the LOC117390742 gene encoding aspartic and glutamic acid-rich protein, whose amino-acid sequence MALRKEVFQSKVLQKLYPAAPALQNSADSSSATLSKKPTVKRFTPGNTNAGSTSTPAKRIYTALPPPADYKTDAEKSVTHSAPETLQNAEDPAEKSDNESSNETDQAKDSEEKKRRRTRKKRKDHMPPLNQTAVNEGEGRMHKNKKRKLKKKRHKEKLLSMGLVPRAAAVEFTYQREGQRPEEGKEEEQQDGSCQVNRPGQDCRGNP is encoded by the exons ATGGCACTAAGGAAAGAAG TATTTCAATCTAAAGTTCTCCAGAAGCTCTATCCTGCTGCACCTGCTTTACAAAACTCTGCAGACTCTAGCAGTGCAACACTGTCCAAGAAACCTACAGTCAAAAGATTTACTCCAGGAAACACTAATGCAG GAAGCACTAGCACTCCTGCCAAGCGCATATATACAGCCCTTCCTCCTCCAGCAGACTACAAGACAGATGCAGAGAAATCTGTCACACACTCTGCGCCTGAAACCCTACAGAATGCTGAAGACCCAGCTG AAAAGAGTGATAATGAAAGCAGCAATGAGACAGACCAGGCAAAAGATTCCgaagaaaaaaagaggagaagaacgCGAAAAAAGCGGAAAGATCATATGCCCCCCCTGAACCAAACAGCTGTGAATGAAGGAGAGGGGCgaatgcacaaaaataaaaagaggaaGCTGAAGAAGAAAAGGCACAAGGAAAAGCTGCTCTCCATGGGTCTGGTGCCACGAGCCGCCGCTGTCGAGTTCACATaccagagagagggacagaggccgGAGGAGggcaaggaggaggagcagcaggatgGGAGTTGCCAAGTGAACAGACCTGGACAGGACTGCAGAGGAAATCCATAA